In one Micromonospora polyrhachis genomic region, the following are encoded:
- a CDS encoding PP2C family protein-serine/threonine phosphatase: MLFGVPMQLLSSGRRPLSPGSRAGLGAALVLLAFVSAVELADGGGANYLGLMAAAPFLVAAFAPWRIVLGIGAIATGLAATFALSSDRITLAMAVNVVGIALSTAIAAAVAMIRQRQAERIAELSKLASVAQQAVLRPLGPQVGALAVAGHYISSTAAADIGGDLYEAIDTPYGARLIIGDVRGKGLDAVRLASIVLGSYRHVAYERADLRAIVADLDRAVARSVGDEDFVTAALVEERGGTLTIVNCGHPAPLLLRRGKVIPLEPPAPAPPLGFMPVVAPRVERLEPGDRLLLFTDGLGEARRDGEFFPTADRAWQLLGHGTVADGLASLETALVEWVQGQLDDDIALVLMEYSGPQAISTAAVPSWEVGAADV; encoded by the coding sequence ATGCTGTTCGGCGTACCCATGCAACTTTTGTCGTCGGGCCGCCGCCCGCTGAGCCCTGGATCCCGCGCCGGCCTCGGCGCGGCCCTTGTGTTGCTCGCGTTCGTGTCCGCAGTGGAACTCGCCGATGGTGGTGGCGCGAACTATCTGGGCCTGATGGCGGCGGCGCCCTTCCTCGTGGCCGCGTTCGCCCCCTGGCGGATCGTGCTGGGGATCGGGGCGATAGCCACCGGGCTCGCGGCCACCTTCGCGCTGAGCAGCGACAGGATTACGCTGGCCATGGCGGTCAACGTGGTGGGGATCGCCCTCTCCACGGCCATCGCCGCCGCAGTGGCGATGATCCGGCAGCGGCAGGCCGAGCGGATCGCCGAACTGTCCAAGCTCGCCTCGGTGGCCCAGCAGGCGGTGCTGCGCCCGCTCGGTCCACAGGTGGGTGCGTTGGCGGTGGCGGGACACTACATCTCCTCCACGGCTGCGGCAGATATCGGTGGAGACCTCTACGAGGCCATCGACACCCCGTACGGCGCTCGGCTGATCATCGGCGACGTACGCGGTAAGGGGTTGGACGCGGTCCGGCTGGCCAGCATCGTGCTCGGCTCCTATCGGCATGTCGCCTATGAGCGGGCCGACCTGCGGGCCATCGTCGCGGATCTGGACCGGGCGGTGGCCCGCAGCGTCGGTGACGAGGACTTCGTCACGGCGGCGCTGGTCGAGGAGCGCGGGGGAACGTTGACGATCGTCAACTGCGGTCATCCGGCACCGCTGCTGCTGCGTCGGGGCAAGGTGATCCCGTTGGAGCCGCCGGCCCCGGCACCGCCGCTGGGGTTCATGCCGGTCGTCGCGCCCCGCGTGGAGCGGCTCGAACCGGGCGACCGCCTGCTGCTGTTCACCGATGGGCTCGGCGAGGCCCGCCGGGACGGCGAGTTCTTCCCGACCGCGGATCGGGCCTGGCAACTGTTGGGGCACGGTACGGTCGCCGACGGGCTGGCGTCCCTGGAGACCGCCCTGGTCGAGTGGGTGCAGGGGCAGCTCGACGATGACATCGCGCTGGTGCTGATGGAGTACTCCGGTCCGCAGGCGATCAGCACTGCGGCGGTGCCGAGCTGGGAGGTGGGCGCGGCCGACGTCTGA
- a CDS encoding DUF397 domain-containing protein, with protein sequence MISGHVNPTDPRFTGRWGKSSRSDGNNACVEFQHSEQHGLVGVCDSKAGENGSVLAFSESAFSEFLDALRSGRIRQP encoded by the coding sequence ATGATTTCTGGTCATGTGAACCCCACCGATCCGCGTTTTACGGGCAGATGGGGCAAGTCGAGCCGGAGCGACGGCAATAACGCATGCGTGGAGTTCCAGCACTCGGAGCAACATGGGCTGGTGGGAGTCTGCGATAGCAAGGCCGGCGAGAACGGTTCTGTCCTCGCCTTTTCGGAGTCCGCGTTCTCCGAGTTCCTCGACGCGCTCCGGAGTGGGCGCATCAGGCAACCCTGA
- a CDS encoding zinc metalloprotease, producing the protein MDLNRIRWSLRSTGATAASLVLVLWPTTANAGPSVAEATKSPATAEQTCVTPAELPPSSARARPGSGPDWHDPNELTLAEATRRDRELIEMHSRVTRLGPYAMPARGTVTIPVVVHVIAKDRSRTGGNIPRPLIDAQIKVLNEAFAGGNGSAPSPFTFKLKKINHVVKPAWYPIVPSSPAERQMKTALRVGGAQTLNIYTGALDEGLLGWATFPEKKVGKYDGVVVLAESLPGGTVANYNQGDTAVHEVGHWLNLYHTFQGGCAGEGDAVPDTPAEAAPAFGCPTGRDSCVTMAGLDPIHNFMDYTYDSCMHQFTPDQVKRMVQAWRAYRAR; encoded by the coding sequence ATGGACCTCAACCGCATTCGCTGGTCGCTGCGCTCGACCGGAGCGACAGCCGCTTCTCTCGTACTCGTGTTGTGGCCGACGACGGCGAATGCCGGGCCGTCGGTGGCCGAGGCGACGAAATCCCCCGCCACGGCTGAGCAGACTTGCGTCACGCCGGCAGAACTCCCGCCGAGCAGCGCCAGGGCGAGACCGGGGAGTGGACCGGACTGGCACGATCCGAACGAGTTGACGCTCGCCGAGGCCACCCGGCGGGACCGCGAGCTGATTGAGATGCATTCCCGGGTGACGAGGCTCGGCCCGTACGCGATGCCGGCACGCGGCACTGTCACCATCCCGGTGGTGGTCCACGTCATCGCCAAGGACCGCTCTCGAACTGGTGGCAACATCCCCCGACCGCTGATCGACGCGCAGATCAAGGTGCTGAACGAGGCATTTGCCGGCGGCAACGGCAGCGCCCCGTCGCCGTTCACGTTCAAGCTCAAGAAGATCAACCATGTGGTCAAGCCGGCCTGGTATCCGATCGTCCCGAGCAGTCCTGCGGAGCGGCAGATGAAGACAGCCCTGCGGGTCGGCGGGGCACAGACTCTCAACATCTACACCGGCGCGTTGGACGAGGGCCTACTCGGCTGGGCGACGTTCCCGGAGAAGAAGGTCGGCAAGTACGACGGCGTGGTGGTGCTGGCGGAGTCGCTGCCGGGTGGCACCGTCGCCAACTACAACCAGGGGGACACCGCTGTCCACGAGGTGGGCCACTGGCTGAACCTCTACCACACGTTCCAGGGTGGCTGCGCGGGCGAGGGCGACGCGGTGCCGGACACGCCAGCCGAGGCGGCCCCGGCGTTCGGCTGCCCTACGGGCCGAGATTCCTGCGTCACCATGGCCGGGCTTGACCCGATCCACAACTTCATGGACTACACCTACGACTCCTGCATGCACCAGTTCACCCCGGACCAGGTGAAGCGCATGGTCCAGGCGTGGCGGGCGTACCGCGCCAGGTAG
- a CDS encoding questin oxidase family protein, with the protein MDFDLLDEAYERLHRTGPEYRGWLSNHGPMTVEALARHGHGARIHRWLDAYLPRLDDLPGTRDAITDWRAALGDPARIGDWLAYFDRALEEQPWPEVLGRWWPRLLPGLAAGATHGVIRVGHAVRALRAGSTPTRLTELGQALAYWAARWQAIPGLPGVTTGQLGAAADLLDVATGLPGRAEVAVALAGIPRIDDQTGGIRDRLGRLPDLPDWPASVAALRPAHTPDEARKLLGELVHRAALDYLRFAHGEPVMLVHAVTAPTAVLRTLPALDPALWAPSLAAAWAATAAITAGYAPTVGTTPSVVPNTSPEEALHRAAEHGDAHVIKLADAVADVYLHTGDERVLGAVAHAARLV; encoded by the coding sequence ATGGATTTCGACCTGTTGGACGAGGCATACGAGCGACTGCACCGCACCGGCCCCGAATACCGGGGCTGGCTGTCCAATCACGGACCGATGACGGTGGAGGCACTCGCCCGCCACGGGCACGGTGCCCGCATCCACCGCTGGCTCGACGCGTACCTGCCCCGGCTGGACGATCTGCCGGGCACCAGGGATGCCATCACGGACTGGCGGGCCGCCCTCGGTGACCCGGCACGCATCGGCGACTGGCTCGCCTACTTCGATCGAGCGCTCGAAGAACAGCCCTGGCCGGAGGTGTTGGGTCGCTGGTGGCCGCGACTGCTCCCCGGGCTCGCCGCCGGCGCGACCCACGGGGTGATCCGAGTCGGACACGCCGTCCGGGCGCTGCGCGCCGGCAGCACGCCAACCCGGCTGACCGAACTCGGCCAGGCCCTCGCCTACTGGGCGGCCCGCTGGCAGGCGATCCCCGGTCTGCCCGGCGTGACCACTGGCCAGCTTGGCGCAGCAGCGGACCTACTCGACGTGGCTACCGGGCTGCCGGGTCGGGCTGAGGTGGCCGTCGCCCTGGCCGGCATTCCCCGCATCGACGACCAGACCGGTGGCATCCGGGACCGGCTCGGCCGGCTCCCCGACCTGCCCGACTGGCCGGCCTCGGTAGCCGCCCTGCGACCCGCCCACACCCCCGACGAGGCGCGGAAACTCCTCGGTGAGCTGGTACACCGGGCGGCGCTGGACTACCTCCGGTTCGCCCACGGGGAACCGGTCATGCTCGTACACGCGGTGACCGCGCCCACCGCGGTACTGCGTACCCTGCCGGCGCTCGACCCGGCACTGTGGGCACCGAGCCTCGCCGCCGCCTGGGCCGCGACCGCGGCCATCACCGCCGGGTACGCGCCAACGGTCGGCACCACCCCCTCGGTGGTCCCGAACACCTCGCCGGAGGAGGCACTGCACCGAGCCGCCGAACACGGTGACGCGCACGTCATCAAGCTGGCGGACGCGGTCGCCGACGTGTACCTCCATACCGGAGACGAGAGGGTGCTCGGCGCAGTCGCCCACGCCGCCCGACTCGTCTGA
- the dcd gene encoding dCTP deaminase, with protein sequence MLLSDRDLVSEIKAGTLALEPFEPALVQPSSIDVRLDRLFRVFNNHLYTHIDPSRQQDDLTSVVDVPDGEPFVLHPGEFVLASTLEVISLGDQLAGRLEGKSSLGRLGLLTHSTAGFIDPGFSGHVTLELSNVANLPITLWPGMKIGQLCIFRLSSPAEHPYGSEVYGSRYQGQRGPTPSRSWQSWRTWPTR encoded by the coding sequence ATGCTGCTCTCCGACCGTGACCTCGTCAGCGAGATCAAGGCGGGCACCTTGGCGCTGGAACCGTTCGAGCCGGCGCTGGTCCAGCCGTCCAGCATCGACGTACGCCTCGACCGGTTGTTCCGGGTGTTCAACAACCACCTCTACACACACATCGACCCGTCCCGTCAGCAGGACGACCTGACCTCCGTGGTCGACGTGCCTGACGGTGAGCCGTTCGTGCTGCACCCGGGCGAGTTCGTGCTCGCCTCCACGCTGGAGGTGATCTCCCTCGGCGACCAGCTCGCCGGGCGGCTGGAGGGCAAGTCGAGCCTCGGCCGGCTGGGGCTGCTCACCCACTCGACGGCGGGCTTCATCGACCCCGGCTTCTCCGGTCACGTCACGCTGGAGTTGTCCAACGTCGCCAACCTGCCGATCACCCTGTGGCCGGGCATGAAGATCGGTCAGTTGTGCATCTTCCGGCTCTCGTCCCCGGCCGAGCACCCGTACGGCTCCGAGGTCTACGGCTCGCGCTATCAGGGACAGCGGGGGCCGACCCCGAGCCGGTCCTGGCAGAGCTGGCGTACCTGGCCGACCCGCTGA
- a CDS encoding pyridoxamine 5'-phosphate oxidase family protein: MASWSEFATDDPRLAAAIRSLMQQYGPGFGYLATIRADGGPRVHPVSPVITDEGLFCFIVDSPKRRDLERDGRYALHSFPPEESDDEAYVAGRARPVTDQVRVARLADSMRAAPQVDWRLFEFTVDVAMLSRHGNDGASTFGGGAGRPAVQVWFDPADGRNRMSGPGLAMRHSRRIHRHATPEYTPVPAR; the protein is encoded by the coding sequence ATGGCTTCCTGGTCCGAATTCGCCACCGACGATCCCCGGCTCGCCGCCGCGATCCGCTCACTCATGCAGCAGTACGGGCCAGGCTTCGGCTACCTGGCCACCATCCGGGCCGACGGCGGCCCTCGGGTCCACCCGGTCTCGCCCGTGATCACCGACGAGGGGCTGTTCTGCTTCATCGTCGACTCACCGAAACGGCGCGACCTCGAACGCGACGGTCGCTACGCACTGCACTCCTTCCCGCCGGAGGAGAGCGACGACGAGGCGTACGTGGCGGGCCGGGCCCGCCCCGTTACCGACCAGGTCCGGGTCGCCCGACTTGCCGACAGCATGCGGGCCGCACCACAGGTCGACTGGCGCCTGTTCGAGTTCACCGTCGACGTGGCAATGCTGTCCCGGCACGGCAACGACGGCGCGAGCACCTTCGGTGGCGGGGCGGGCCGGCCAGCCGTACAGGTGTGGTTCGACCCGGCCGACGGTCGCAATCGCATGAGCGGCCCAGGGCTGGCGATGCGGCACAGTCGGCGGATCCATCGGCATGCCACCCCCGAATACACGCCGGTGCCGGCCCGTTGA
- a CDS encoding DUF397 domain-containing protein, with product MTAPDLAHAGWRKSSRSGPNDSNCVEVAELAAAVGVRDSKDPSSPVLVFASYAWSSFVGGLRGDGGKSR from the coding sequence ATGACCGCACCCGATCTGGCCCATGCTGGCTGGCGCAAGAGCAGCCGCAGTGGGCCAAACGACTCGAATTGTGTCGAGGTTGCTGAGCTTGCTGCGGCGGTCGGGGTACGTGACTCGAAGGACCCGTCCAGTCCGGTGTTGGTCTTCGCGTCGTACGCCTGGTCCAGCTTTGTTGGCGGCCTGCGGGGCGATGGCGGCAAGTCACGTTGA
- a CDS encoding phosphoribosyltransferase family protein, producing the protein MPDELRKLLVEHFRWVDPGPAASHLVSDVSGWWREPEILARLGPALADLFRPDRPTVVVSPEATGLMLGPLVATALGVGFVPAYKKRPDGRLIAGPTTWASTTSDYRGRTLTLGVRDRHLRPGDRVLVVDDWVATGAQLRALYQVVAARSAEPVGTAAVIADCPAGLAAELRVRALLTGREI; encoded by the coding sequence GTGCCCGACGAGTTGAGGAAACTCCTGGTAGAACACTTCCGCTGGGTCGATCCCGGGCCGGCGGCGAGCCACCTGGTCAGCGACGTCTCCGGCTGGTGGCGAGAGCCGGAAATCCTGGCCCGACTCGGTCCGGCTCTTGCCGACCTGTTCCGGCCCGACCGACCCACCGTCGTGGTCAGCCCCGAGGCGACCGGGCTGATGCTCGGCCCTCTGGTGGCGACCGCGCTCGGCGTCGGTTTCGTGCCCGCGTACAAGAAGCGTCCCGATGGTCGGTTGATCGCCGGGCCGACCACCTGGGCCAGCACGACATCGGACTACCGGGGTCGGACCCTCACCCTCGGGGTACGCGACCGGCACCTGCGTCCCGGCGACCGGGTACTCGTCGTGGACGACTGGGTGGCCACCGGCGCCCAACTCCGCGCGCTCTACCAGGTGGTGGCCGCCCGGTCCGCCGAGCCGGTCGGCACCGCCGCCGTGATCGCCGACTGCCCCGCCGGACTCGCGGCGGAGCTACGGGTACGCGCCCTGCTCACCGGCAGGGAAATCTGA
- a CDS encoding helix-turn-helix domain-containing protein, with product MPSGEPDLEPVPVSPLAARIVLARDLRRLREDHGLTQEELAALVGRDRVAIIRAEQHKIGVSAGLVVDVLEALKISPDSALYTTLVGVARYAERPGWWQRRAFAGMGAAQVTAARLEQGAKIYEYNPHVLSGLLQTEEYARFRVHATSQSASPSTEQVVRGRLRRQEVLHGSHPTRLTVVVEEAAIYDRVVNTRVALGQLHHLVGIITEQANVDLRVLPVRARLADGPAPRSPFTIYRYNDLDLRVVVVDTVYKDYLVPDDDDAGQAEVRDYVELFGRLLNAAHGPNESMRLLQSAIKTLTAELNS from the coding sequence ATGCCATCAGGTGAGCCGGACCTGGAGCCAGTACCCGTAAGCCCACTCGCCGCACGGATAGTCCTGGCCAGGGACCTGCGGCGCTTGCGGGAGGATCATGGCCTCACTCAGGAGGAGCTGGCCGCTTTGGTCGGGAGAGATCGCGTCGCGATCATCCGGGCAGAGCAGCACAAGATCGGAGTAAGCGCCGGCCTGGTCGTGGACGTACTGGAAGCGCTCAAGATCAGTCCGGACTCGGCGCTGTACACGACGTTGGTTGGTGTCGCGAGATACGCCGAGCGGCCGGGATGGTGGCAGCGTCGCGCCTTCGCGGGCATGGGGGCTGCTCAGGTCACCGCTGCCCGCCTTGAACAGGGCGCAAAGATTTACGAGTACAACCCGCATGTCCTGTCTGGGCTCTTGCAGACCGAGGAGTACGCCCGGTTTCGCGTACACGCGACATCGCAATCGGCATCGCCCTCGACAGAGCAAGTAGTCCGTGGACGACTACGTCGGCAGGAGGTCCTGCACGGCTCGCATCCGACGCGGCTCACGGTGGTCGTCGAGGAGGCGGCCATTTACGACCGGGTTGTCAATACCAGAGTGGCCCTCGGTCAGCTACACCACCTGGTCGGCATCATCACCGAGCAAGCCAACGTCGACCTACGCGTGCTGCCAGTCCGAGCCCGGCTTGCCGATGGACCTGCCCCGCGAAGCCCCTTCACCATCTACCGCTACAACGACCTTGACCTGCGGGTTGTCGTCGTAGACACGGTCTACAAAGATTATCTCGTCCCGGACGATGATGATGCGGGACAAGCCGAGGTGAGGGACTACGTAGAGCTGTTTGGCCGGCTGCTCAACGCAGCGCACGGCCCGAACGAGAGCATGCGACTCCTTCAGTCTGCGATCAAGACCCTGACCGCTGAACTCAACTCCTGA
- a CDS encoding LLM class flavin-dependent oxidoreductase, which produces MRIGIVILADQRWTEAERRWRQVEEWGFDHAWTYDHLGWRDLVDGPWFDAVPTLTAAAMVTSRITLGTLVASPNFRHPVSFARQVTTLDDVSNGRVLLGIGVGGLGFDAAVLGAEPLTPRQRVDRLAEFTELFDRILREDRVTWRGDYYAAVDARSNPGCVQQPRVPFVMAANGQRSMRLAARFGQGWVTVGDACDDIEEWWRSVARRSEQMDRTLDAAGRDPASLDRYLFLDSAPVFSLSSASYFADAVGRAADLGFTDVITHWPRESSWYAGDEAVLEEVATTLLSQLRTGG; this is translated from the coding sequence ATGCGGATAGGCATCGTGATTCTGGCGGACCAACGGTGGACCGAGGCAGAGCGCCGGTGGCGTCAGGTCGAGGAGTGGGGATTCGACCACGCCTGGACGTACGACCATCTCGGCTGGCGGGATCTGGTCGATGGCCCCTGGTTCGACGCGGTGCCGACGCTCACCGCCGCAGCCATGGTCACCTCACGGATCACACTCGGCACGCTGGTCGCCTCACCGAACTTCCGGCATCCGGTCTCCTTCGCCCGGCAGGTGACCACGCTCGACGACGTCTCCAACGGCCGGGTGCTGCTCGGGATCGGGGTCGGTGGACTTGGCTTCGATGCCGCCGTACTCGGGGCGGAGCCGCTGACTCCTCGGCAACGGGTCGACCGGCTCGCCGAGTTCACGGAACTGTTCGATCGGATCCTGCGCGAGGATCGGGTCACCTGGCGCGGTGACTACTACGCGGCTGTCGATGCCCGAAGCAATCCCGGCTGTGTGCAGCAGCCCCGGGTGCCCTTCGTGATGGCGGCCAACGGGCAGCGTTCGATGCGGCTGGCCGCCCGGTTCGGGCAGGGTTGGGTGACCGTCGGCGACGCCTGTGACGACATCGAGGAGTGGTGGCGGTCGGTGGCACGGCGGTCGGAGCAGATGGACCGGACCCTGGACGCCGCCGGTCGCGACCCGGCCAGCCTCGACCGCTACCTGTTCCTGGATTCGGCACCGGTCTTCTCGCTCTCCAGCGCGTCGTACTTCGCGGACGCGGTCGGCCGAGCCGCCGACCTCGGCTTCACCGACGTGATCACTCATTGGCCGCGGGAGTCGAGCTGGTACGCGGGGGACGAGGCCGTACTGGAAGAGGTGGCGACGACCCTGCTGTCGCAGTTGCGTACCGGCGGTTGA
- a CDS encoding roadblock/LC7 domain-containing protein, with protein MYLDDESGRAVQAELAALRNHVSGVLGCVLAGVDGLLILNDAGPGIEPHDIAAMAAATVGLSRQFSRALDQGVFQECTVRSTQGHFAVYSVGEWAVLAVRATEGLNIARLHLEARAMAARIARILPVNQWYGQS; from the coding sequence GTGTATCTGGACGACGAGAGTGGCAGGGCCGTACAGGCCGAGTTGGCTGCCCTGCGAAACCACGTGTCGGGCGTGCTCGGCTGCGTTCTCGCGGGGGTCGACGGTCTGCTGATCCTCAACGATGCCGGTCCCGGCATCGAGCCGCACGACATCGCCGCGATGGCCGCAGCCACCGTCGGTCTCAGCCGGCAGTTCAGCCGCGCACTGGACCAGGGGGTGTTCCAGGAGTGCACCGTACGAAGCACGCAGGGGCACTTCGCCGTGTACAGCGTCGGTGAGTGGGCGGTGCTCGCCGTACGGGCCACCGAAGGATTGAACATCGCGCGGCTGCACCTGGAGGCGCGGGCCATGGCCGCCAGGATCGCCCGGATCCTTCCCGTAAACCAGTGGTACGGCCAGAGCTAG
- a CDS encoding septal ring lytic transglycosylase RlpA family protein — translation MAGKHFRVRAFRSRVGVVVGAAVGVAVVVGGTVGAVQLASGGTDGASVPTSATAGEAYPSLVPSASGEPSQTPSATPTTVAPTTASPTATRSPERASRKTRAATPSATASRSAAGSTVVGSGACGASFYAEGQMTANGETFDPEALTAAHKTLAFNTKVRVTNPANGKSVVVRINDRGPYIDGRCIDLSRAAFRAIASLDLGEVNVKYEILG, via the coding sequence GTGGCGGGCAAGCACTTCCGGGTACGGGCATTCAGGTCGCGGGTCGGCGTCGTCGTCGGCGCGGCGGTGGGCGTGGCGGTCGTCGTCGGTGGCACGGTGGGCGCGGTCCAGCTCGCCTCCGGCGGGACGGACGGGGCATCGGTGCCGACGTCCGCGACGGCGGGTGAGGCGTACCCGTCGTTGGTGCCGAGTGCCTCCGGCGAGCCGTCGCAGACCCCGTCGGCCACGCCCACCACCGTCGCGCCGACCACGGCCAGCCCCACCGCGACCCGGTCGCCCGAGCGGGCGTCGCGCAAGACCCGGGCCGCCACGCCGAGCGCCACCGCCAGTCGGAGCGCGGCGGGGAGCACGGTGGTCGGCAGCGGTGCCTGCGGCGCGTCCTTCTACGCCGAGGGGCAGATGACCGCCAACGGGGAGACCTTCGACCCCGAGGCGCTGACCGCCGCCCACAAGACCCTGGCCTTCAACACCAAGGTACGGGTGACCAACCCCGCCAACGGCAAGTCCGTCGTGGTGCGTATCAACGACCGGGGTCCCTACATCGACGGCCGGTGCATCGACCTGTCCCGGGCGGCATTTCGGGCGATTGCCTCACTCGATCTCGGCGAGGTCAACGTCAAGTACGAGATCCTCGGGTAA
- a CDS encoding zinc metalloprotease: MGLHSSASTWRKAGVASTSLAMLLAAAAASVAPATTALAADQAPVACVEPGSAHDSLAKARPGTPGKHDPNHLTPAQIAEREADFTSTLRARASATIAGPSVQATVTIPVVVHVIQENSTRAGGNIPNSMINSQITVLNQAYAGGTGGAVTAFAFQLQSINRVTNPAWYPIVDGSSAERQMKSQLRQGGKNTLNIYLGELSDGLLGWATFPKNNLDSYDGVVVLNESLPGGTATNYNQGDTGTHEVGHWLNLYHTFQGGCSGSGDQVSDTPAESSPAYQCPTGRNTCSSAGVDPIHNFMDYTYDSCMYEFTTGQATRMLNAWNAYRAP, from the coding sequence ATGGGGCTGCACTCAAGCGCTTCGACCTGGCGAAAAGCCGGAGTCGCATCCACCTCCCTCGCCATGCTGCTCGCCGCCGCAGCAGCATCCGTCGCTCCGGCCACCACCGCGCTGGCCGCCGACCAGGCACCAGTCGCCTGTGTCGAACCAGGCAGCGCACACGACTCGCTCGCCAAGGCTCGGCCGGGCACTCCTGGCAAGCATGACCCCAACCACCTGACGCCGGCCCAGATCGCCGAGCGGGAGGCGGACTTCACCAGCACGCTGCGGGCTCGGGCCAGCGCGACGATCGCCGGGCCGAGCGTCCAGGCCACGGTCACCATTCCGGTGGTCGTACACGTGATCCAGGAGAACAGCACCCGGGCCGGGGGCAACATCCCCAACTCGATGATCAACTCTCAGATCACGGTGCTCAACCAGGCGTACGCGGGTGGGACCGGCGGCGCGGTCACCGCGTTCGCCTTCCAGTTGCAGAGCATCAACCGCGTCACCAACCCGGCCTGGTACCCGATCGTCGACGGTTCGTCGGCGGAACGCCAGATGAAGAGCCAGCTCCGGCAGGGCGGCAAGAACACGCTGAACATCTATCTCGGCGAACTCAGCGACGGCCTGCTCGGCTGGGCGACGTTCCCGAAGAACAACCTGGACAGCTACGACGGCGTGGTGGTGTTGAACGAGTCGCTGCCGGGCGGCACCGCGACCAACTACAACCAGGGTGACACCGGCACTCACGAGGTCGGCCACTGGCTGAACCTCTACCACACCTTCCAGGGTGGTTGTTCCGGTTCCGGTGACCAGGTCTCGGACACCCCGGCCGAGTCGTCCCCGGCCTACCAGTGCCCGACCGGACGGAACACCTGCAGCTCGGCCGGTGTGGACCCCATCCACAACTTCATGGACTACACCTACGACTCCTGCATGTACGAGTTCACGACGGGCCAGGCGACCCGGATGCTGAACGCCTGGAATGCCTACCGCGCTCCATAA
- a CDS encoding DUF7336 domain-containing protein, translated as MDVFVLWHIRHARNLDGIPNLHRENGELIWDEEDGDDLKLLGVYSSEQLADDRIQEARLLPGFRDEPDCFMIAGYELDKDQWTAGFVSIPCSEEQRPSR; from the coding sequence ATGGATGTCTTCGTGCTCTGGCACATCCGGCACGCTCGCAACCTTGACGGGATCCCGAACCTGCACCGAGAGAACGGCGAGCTGATCTGGGACGAAGAAGACGGCGATGACCTCAAGCTCCTTGGCGTCTACTCCAGCGAACAACTCGCGGATGACCGCATCCAGGAGGCCCGGCTCCTTCCCGGATTCCGCGATGAGCCGGACTGCTTCATGATTGCCGGCTACGAGCTGGACAAGGATCAGTGGACCGCCGGCTTCGTCTCCATACCTTGCAGCGAGGAGCAGCGACCCAGCCGCTGA